From a single Hydrogenobacter hydrogenophilus genomic region:
- a CDS encoding P-II family nitrogen regulator, producing the protein MKKVEAIIKPFKLDEVKDALVEIGIGGMTVTEVRGFGQQKGHTEIYRGTEYVIDFLPKVKIEVVVKDEDVEKVIETIAKTAQTGRVGDGKIFVIPIEEVVRIRTGERGEQAI; encoded by the coding sequence ATGAAGAAGGTGGAAGCTATAATCAAACCCTTCAAGTTGGATGAGGTCAAAGATGCCCTTGTAGAGATAGGCATAGGTGGTATGACGGTCACAGAAGTTAGGGGTTTTGGTCAACAGAAGGGTCATACGGAGATTTACAGAGGAACGGAGTATGTCATAGACTTCCTTCCTAAGGTAAAGATAGAGGTGGTGGTAAAGGACGAGGATGTGGAAAAGGTAATAGAAACGATAGCAAAGACTGCTCAAACGGGAAGGGTAGGAGACGGCAAGATATTTGTCATACCCATTGAAGAAGTAGTTCGTATAAGAACCGGAGAAAGAGGTGAGCAAGCAAT